The Dehalococcoidia bacterium genome includes a window with the following:
- a CDS encoding ABC transporter permease: MRQYAARRILFFIPVVLIVSIITFFGLNLIPGDPALTFLGGTIELHDLEAYHKAHGLEHQACLNKHDDGALGKIGALDNCGRILVEKYFTWLGGMLHGDPGDSLLGGDIKSELKARFPVTLQILIFSFTFTMFFGLLFGALSAIFQDTPLDYAVRIFSIFGLSIPSFFSLTLLLLIPAILWSYSPPLRYVSLWENPGEFLQKVLPPTLILGIEGSAGLMRLVRSALLEVLRQDYIRTARAKGLQERLVFLRHAFKNAMIPVLTIAGTLIAGLLGGSVILEQIMAFQGLGQYTFRAVTQQDYNVVMTMVTYLATVVVTMNLVVDLLYAYVDPRIRYR; the protein is encoded by the coding sequence ATGCGTCAGTACGCGGCGCGCCGCATTCTGTTCTTCATACCGGTCGTCCTGATCGTGAGCATCATCACGTTCTTCGGCCTGAACCTGATCCCGGGAGACCCTGCCCTCACCTTTCTCGGCGGCACGATCGAACTCCACGACCTCGAGGCCTACCACAAGGCTCACGGGCTCGAGCACCAGGCGTGCCTCAACAAGCACGACGACGGTGCGCTCGGCAAGATCGGCGCTCTCGATAACTGTGGCCGCATACTGGTGGAGAAGTACTTCACCTGGCTCGGCGGCATGCTCCACGGCGACCCCGGGGACTCACTGCTGGGCGGCGATATCAAGAGCGAGCTAAAGGCCCGGTTTCCGGTGACGCTGCAGATCCTGATCTTCAGCTTCACCTTCACGATGTTCTTTGGCCTGCTGTTCGGCGCCCTTTCGGCGATCTTTCAGGACACGCCACTTGACTACGCGGTCCGCATCTTCAGCATCTTTGGCCTCTCGATACCCTCGTTCTTCTCTCTGACCCTCCTGCTGTTGATCCCGGCAATCCTTTGGAGCTACTCGCCTCCGCTGCGCTACGTGAGCCTGTGGGAGAACCCGGGGGAGTTCCTGCAGAAGGTGCTGCCGCCCACCCTCATCCTGGGCATCGAGGGCTCGGCGGGACTGATGCGGCTGGTGCGCTCGGCGTTGCTGGAGGTGCTGCGCCAGGACTACATCCGCACGGCGCGGGCCAAGGGCCTGCAGGAACGCCTGGTGTTCCTGAGGCACGCCTTCAAGAACGCCATGATCCCCGTACTGACGATCGCAGGCACGCTGATCGCGGGCCTGCTCGGCGGCTCCGTGATCTTGGAGCAGATCATGGCCTTCCAGGGCCTGGGCCAGTACACTTTCCGCGCGGTCACGCAACAGGACTACAACGTAGTCATGACGATGGTCACATACCTCGCCACCGTGGTGGTGACCATGAACCTCGTCGTTGACCTGCTCTACGCTTACGTGGACCCGAGGATTCGCTACCGATGA